The Saccharopolyspora gregorii genomic interval GCCGGGATCTCGCTGCGCCTCGCCGACGGGCGGATCGCGGCCGGATCGCTGCTGGCGCACGGCGGGATCTCCGCCGAGCAGCTGGCGACCGGCGACCCGGGCCAGCCGCTGATCAAGGCCGCGCTCGACCCCGCGTGGCGGGCCCGGTTGCGCGCCGCGCTGCGCGGGTAGGGCAAGCTCGCACGGTGAGCTCCGACGACGTGCAAGGGCGGCTGGAGGACCTGGAACGCCGGGTCGCGGCACTGGAAGGACGGCCCACCGCCGCTCCCCGGGAACCCGGCGGCGACCAGATCGAGTACTCGGGACGCCTGAGCGAACCGTTCGAGCTGGAGTGGCACATCCGCGCGGATCCCGCCCAGGTGCTGGACCTGCCGGACGCCCCGCGCACCGACGTGCTCGCCGCGCTGGGGCATCCGCTGCGGGCGGCGCTGGTGCGCAGGCTCGCCGAATCGGGCCCGGCCACCGGCGCGGAGCTGCAGCAGGCGGCGGGGCTCGGCTCGCCCGGCCAGCTCTACCACCACCTGAAGGGGCTCACCGGCTGCGGACTGGTGGAGCAGGACAAGCGCGGTTCCTACCGGCTGCGCCCGCAGGCCACCGTGCCCGCGCTCGTCCTGCTCACCGCCGCCTCCGACATCGCGGGCCAGCTCCGCGGCTGAGCACCGCCGCCTCGCCGGTGGCGCGCGGCGGGCCACCGACGAGGCCGGAACCGGCGCTGGGACTCAGCCCAGCTGCGGTGCGACCTCCGCCGCGACCAGGTCGACGTGGTCGAGGTCGGAGAGGTCCAGCACCTGCAGGTACAGCCGGGTGATGCCGGTCCGCTCCCGCCAGGCGCCGATCTTGTCCACGGCCTCGGCGGGCGTGCCGGCGAGCCCGTTGGCCCGCAGCTCGTCGACGTCCCGCCCGATGGCGGCCGCGCGGCGCGCGATCTCGGCGTCGTCCTTGCCGACGCACAGCACCAGCGCCGCCGACCGCACGATCTCCCCGGCGTCCCGGCCGATCGCCGCGCACGCCGCCGCGACCCGCTCGTACTGCGCCACCGCGGTGTCGAGGTCGGTGAAGGGCAGGTTGAACTCGTCGGCGAAGCGGGCGGCGAGCTCCGGGGTGCGCTTCTTGCCCGCGCCACCGATGAGCACCGGCGGCCGCGGCCGCTGAACGGGCTTCGGCAGCCCGGGCGAGTCGGCGAGCTGGTAGTACCGGCCGTCGAAGCTGAAGGTCTCCCCGGCCGGGGTGTCCCACAGCCCGGTGATGATCTCCAGCTGCTCGGCGTAGCGGTCGAACCGCTCCTTGAGCGACGGGAACGGGATGCCGTACGCGGTGTGCTCCTCCTCGTACCAGCCGCTGCCGAGACCGAACTCCACGCGCCCGCCGGACATCTGGTCGACCTGCGCGACCGCGATCGCCAACGGCCCCGGGTAGCGGAACGTGCCCGCCGTCATCAGCGTGCCCAGCCGCACCCGCGAGGTCTCCCGCGCCAGGCCGCCCAGCGTCACCCAGGCGTCGGTCGGCCCGGGGTCACCGGACACCGAGCCCATCTTCAGGTAGTGGTCGGAGCGGAAGAACGCGTCGTAGCCGGCCGCCTCGGTGGCCTTGGCCACCCGCAGCAGGTCGTCGTAGGTGGCCCCTTGCTGGGGTTCGGTGAAGATGCGGAGTTTGAATGGCTCGGTCACGGATCCGAGGCTAGTGCCCGCAGGAGGTCCCGGCGCACGCCGCCACGCGCAGCCCCTGCATCACGGCGTCCACGACCTGGCCGACCTCGGC includes:
- a CDS encoding LLM class F420-dependent oxidoreductase, translating into MTEPFKLRIFTEPQQGATYDDLLRVAKATEAAGYDAFFRSDHYLKMGSVSGDPGPTDAWVTLGGLARETSRVRLGTLMTAGTFRYPGPLAIAVAQVDQMSGGRVEFGLGSGWYEEEHTAYGIPFPSLKERFDRYAEQLEIITGLWDTPAGETFSFDGRYYQLADSPGLPKPVQRPRPPVLIGGAGKKRTPELAARFADEFNLPFTDLDTAVAQYERVAAACAAIGRDAGEIVRSAALVLCVGKDDAEIARRAAAIGRDVDELRANGLAGTPAEAVDKIGAWRERTGITRLYLQVLDLSDLDHVDLVAAEVAPQLG
- a CDS encoding ArsR/SmtB family transcription factor, giving the protein MSSDDVQGRLEDLERRVAALEGRPTAAPREPGGDQIEYSGRLSEPFELEWHIRADPAQVLDLPDAPRTDVLAALGHPLRAALVRRLAESGPATGAELQQAAGLGSPGQLYHHLKGLTGCGLVEQDKRGSYRLRPQATVPALVLLTAASDIAGQLRG